ATCCGCAGTGGGCGTGGGATGTGGGGGTCAATGGCCGCCCGCACGATCTGGGGAACATCTCAGCGTATCTGGGCAAACCGACCGGGCTGGAGGATTACATCGGCTGGCTGGCGAATAACTTCGATCCGTCGATCTCCTGGAAAGACCTGGAGTGGATCCGCGAATTCTGGGACGGCCCGATGGTGATCAAGGGGATCCTCGATCCGGAAGATGCCCGTGACGCGGTGCGCTTTGGCGCAGACGGGATTGTGGTCTCAAACCACGGCGGGCGTCAGCTCGACGGAGTGCTCTCTTCCGCGCGCGCCCTGCCCGCCATTGCCGATGCGGTAAAAGGCGATATCGCTATTCTGGCCGACAGCGGCATTCGCAACGGGCTGGACGTGGTGCGCATGATCGCCCTCGGCGCTGACAGCGTGCTGCTTGGTCGGGCTTATCTGTATGCCCTGGCCACCAGCGGCCAGGCGGGCGTGGCGAACCTGCTGGACCTGATCGAGAAAGAGATGAAAGTCGCCATGACGCTGACCGGCGCGAAATCGATTAGCGAAATCAGCAAAGATTCGCTGGTACAGGAGCTGAGTAAATTACCCGCCGCGCTGGCTCCGCTGTCGCAAGGAAACGCGGCCTGATCTGTTTCGCGCTTTCCACTTCACGCGTTCAGTCGGTATCCGGCTGAACGCTTTTTTTGTGCAAAATAACACCTGCATAACATTTTGGATAAGTTAATTTGACATCTCTGCGCCGATCGCAGTTGTATAGACAAGCAAATACAACAGCATAAAAAAACATCACATCGGAGAGTCGCGTATGACGTATTCAGGCAAGGTGGATATCCAGCAGGTGATTGATGACAGCCCCTTTTCCCGGCTCCACTGGGTGCTGATTGTTCTGGGGTTTCTGGTCCTGGCAATAGACGGCTTTGATACCGCCGCGATGGGCTATATCGCCCCGACGCTCTCGACGGAGTGGGGGATCGCTAAACAGGATCTTGGCCCCGTGCTGAGTGCCGCCCTGCTGGGTTTGTCGCTGGGGGCACTCATTGCCGGGCCGGTTTCCGATCGCATTGGCCGCAAGCGCGTGCTGGTCTTCTCCTGCCTCTTTTTCGGCCTCTCGAGCCTGGCAACGGCCTACGCCCAGAGCCTTAACTCGCTGACGATCTGGCGGTTTTTCACCGGCCTTGGCCTGGGCGCGGCGATGCCGAACGCCATTACGCTGATTTCGGAGTTTGCGCCGCAGCGCTGCCGTTCCCGGGCCATTAATACCATGTACTGTGGGTTTCCTCTGGGCGCGGCAGGCGGCGGAGCCATTTCGTCCTGGCTAATCCCGAACCACGGCTGGCAAAGCGTACTGTTGGCCGGGGCGATTGCCCCCCTGGTGCTCACCGTGCTGCTGGCGCTGCTGTTGCCGGAATCGGTGAAGTATCTGGTGCAGCGTGGTAAAGACGTTATGCAGATCAAGCGCATTGCCGCTCGCTTCGCCGCCGCGCCGCTCGACGCGGTAACGGGTTTTTATCTGGCGGAGGAGCGCGCCACGCGCAAAAAAGGCAGCGTCGCGCAACTCTTCTCAATGCCCTGGCTTCCCGGCACGCTGATGCTGTGGGTCACCTATTTCATGGGCCTGGTAATTTATTACGTGCTGCTGAACTGGATGCCGACGCTGATGCTCGGCATGGGCTACCCGCTGGCGGAATCCGCCTGGCTCACCTCGCTCTTTACCTTCGGCGGCACCGCCGGGATCCTGCTGGCAGGCTGGATGATGGATCGCTGGGAAGCGCACAAGGTGGTGGCGGGCGGGTTCTTCATCACCATGGTGTTAATTCTTACGCTGGGGCTGGAGCACAACCACATCGTGCTGTTTGGCGGGCTTATTTTCCTGATGGGGATCACCATGAACGGCGCGCAATCCGGGATGCAGACGCTGGCCGCCACGTTTTATCCCACCGATTGCCGTGCAACCGGCATCGCATGGATGCAGGGGATAGGCCGGTTCGGCGGCGTGGCGGGCACGATGACCAGCGCGCAGCTGCTCTCGTTGCAGTGGCACGCGGACAGCATCCTGATGTTCCTGAGCCTGCCCGCGCTGCTGGCCGCCGCGGCTACGGTCTTTAAAATGCTGCGCTGCCGGTCGCAGGATCCCGGCATCGCGTAAGACCGCTGCTTTCTGCTATTCTGCCCCCGCAATTAAGGGGGCAGCATGCTTAACATCGTTTTATTCGAACCAGAAATTCCACCAAATACCGGTAATATCATTCGCCTGTGTGCCAACACGGGCTTTCGTCTGCATATCATTGAGCCGATGGGCTTTGCGTGGGATGACAAACGCCTGCGTCGCGCGGGGCTGGATTACCATGAATTTACCGCCGTGGTTCGCCATCCTGATTACGCGGCCTTTCTGGACGCGGAAAAACCACAGCGCATGTTCGCCCTGACGACCAAAGGCACGCCCGCGCACAGCGCCGTGAGCTATCAGGACGGTGACTATCTGATGTTTGGCCCGGAAACACGCGGCCTGCCGGCGACAATTCTGGACGCCCTGCCTGCCGAGCAAAAAATTCGTATTCCGATGATGCCGGACAGCCGCAGCATGAACCT
This region of Enterobacter cancerogenus genomic DNA includes:
- the lldD gene encoding FMN-dependent L-lactate dehydrogenase LldD, coding for MIISAASDYRAAAQRILPPFLFHYIDGGAYAEYTLRRNVEDLSEVALRQRVLKNMSDLSLETKLFNETLSMPVALAPVGLCGMYARRGEVQAAAAADAKGIPFTLSTVSVCPIEEVAPTIKRPMWFQLYVLRDRGFMRNALERAKAAGCSTLVFTVDMPTPGARYRDAHSGMSGPNAAMRRYWQAVTHPQWAWDVGVNGRPHDLGNISAYLGKPTGLEDYIGWLANNFDPSISWKDLEWIREFWDGPMVIKGILDPEDARDAVRFGADGIVVSNHGGRQLDGVLSSARALPAIADAVKGDIAILADSGIRNGLDVVRMIALGADSVLLGRAYLYALATSGQAGVANLLDLIEKEMKVAMTLTGAKSISEISKDSLVQELSKLPAALAPLSQGNAA
- a CDS encoding MFS transporter is translated as MTYSGKVDIQQVIDDSPFSRLHWVLIVLGFLVLAIDGFDTAAMGYIAPTLSTEWGIAKQDLGPVLSAALLGLSLGALIAGPVSDRIGRKRVLVFSCLFFGLSSLATAYAQSLNSLTIWRFFTGLGLGAAMPNAITLISEFAPQRCRSRAINTMYCGFPLGAAGGGAISSWLIPNHGWQSVLLAGAIAPLVLTVLLALLLPESVKYLVQRGKDVMQIKRIAARFAAAPLDAVTGFYLAEERATRKKGSVAQLFSMPWLPGTLMLWVTYFMGLVIYYVLLNWMPTLMLGMGYPLAESAWLTSLFTFGGTAGILLAGWMMDRWEAHKVVAGGFFITMVLILTLGLEHNHIVLFGGLIFLMGITMNGAQSGMQTLAATFYPTDCRATGIAWMQGIGRFGGVAGTMTSAQLLSLQWHADSILMFLSLPALLAAAATVFKMLRCRSQDPGIA
- the trmL gene encoding tRNA (uridine(34)/cytosine(34)/5-carboxymethylaminomethyluridine(34)-2'-O)-methyltransferase TrmL yields the protein MLNIVLFEPEIPPNTGNIIRLCANTGFRLHIIEPMGFAWDDKRLRRAGLDYHEFTAVVRHPDYAAFLDAEKPQRMFALTTKGTPAHSAVSYQDGDYLMFGPETRGLPATILDALPAEQKIRIPMMPDSRSMNLSNAVSVVVYEAWRQLGYPGAILRQAR